In Parasegetibacter sp. NRK P23, a single genomic region encodes these proteins:
- the gatA gene encoding Asp-tRNA(Asn)/Glu-tRNA(Gln) amidotransferase subunit GatA, which translates to MKEGTISCEAVVGFYLSQIEKSRHFNAFTAVFKEEALQRAVMLDAQRAQGKPMGKLHGVVIGIKDVICYLGHEVSAASNILRGYEAIYNATAIARLLEEGAIIIGNLNCDEFAMGSTNENSAYGPVLNALDETRVPGGSSGGSAVAVQSGACMLSLGSDTGGSVRQPADFCGIIGLKPGYGRISRYGLIAYASSFDQIGIFGTNTEDVALALEVMAGPDDFDSTVSSQPVPAYSKELDQPSKQKFAYLPATLDHPGLDPEIRTAILQLIDDLKGEGNTVEPVDFEYLDYIVPAYYVLTTAEASSNLSRYDGVRFGHRTKTEEDLLNFYKKSRSEGFGKEVKKRILLGTFVLSAGYYDAYFTKAQQVRRILADTTKAIFSQYDAILLPTVPTPAFKIGEKIADPIAMYIADIYTVYANLVGVPAISVPLFRHSNGMPFGLQIMTNQNEELSLLRISHQLMERINQ; encoded by the coding sequence CGAAAAATCCCGGCACTTCAATGCTTTTACCGCAGTTTTTAAGGAAGAGGCCCTGCAGCGTGCCGTTATGCTGGACGCACAACGTGCGCAGGGAAAGCCTATGGGCAAACTTCATGGTGTGGTAATCGGCATTAAGGATGTGATCTGTTACCTGGGACATGAAGTCTCGGCGGCTTCAAACATACTCAGAGGCTACGAGGCCATCTACAACGCCACCGCCATCGCCCGTTTACTCGAAGAAGGCGCTATCATTATCGGAAACCTAAACTGCGATGAATTCGCGATGGGCTCTACCAACGAGAACTCGGCCTACGGTCCGGTACTGAATGCACTGGATGAAACCAGGGTTCCGGGCGGTTCTTCAGGCGGGTCCGCGGTAGCCGTTCAGTCCGGCGCCTGCATGCTTTCCCTCGGAAGCGATACCGGCGGCTCCGTTCGTCAACCTGCGGATTTTTGTGGTATCATCGGCTTAAAGCCTGGTTATGGCAGGATATCCCGATACGGGCTTATCGCCTACGCCTCATCTTTTGACCAGATCGGTATCTTCGGCACCAATACGGAAGATGTTGCCCTGGCGCTGGAAGTAATGGCCGGTCCCGATGATTTTGATTCTACCGTTTCCTCCCAACCAGTGCCCGCTTACAGCAAGGAACTGGACCAGCCTTCCAAACAGAAATTCGCTTACCTGCCCGCCACACTCGATCATCCCGGGCTTGATCCGGAGATCAGGACGGCCATCCTGCAGCTGATCGATGACCTAAAAGGGGAAGGAAATACGGTAGAACCCGTTGATTTTGAATATCTTGACTATATCGTTCCCGCCTATTACGTATTGACTACAGCGGAAGCTTCTTCCAACCTCTCCCGTTACGATGGGGTAAGATTTGGACACCGGACCAAAACGGAAGAAGATTTGTTAAACTTTTACAAAAAGAGCCGCTCCGAAGGATTCGGAAAAGAAGTTAAAAAAAGAATTCTCTTGGGCACTTTCGTGCTCAGCGCCGGTTATTACGACGCTTATTTTACTAAGGCACAGCAGGTTAGAAGAATACTGGCCGATACTACAAAGGCCATCTTCTCACAGTATGATGCCATCCTTCTCCCCACAGTTCCCACCCCCGCATTCAAAATTGGCGAGAAAATTGCTGATCCCATCGCGATGTACATCGCCGACATTTACACCGTTTATGCCAACCTGGTAGGTGTGCCGGCGATCTCGGTTCCGCTCTTCAGGCACTCGAATGGAATGCCCTTCGGGTTGCAGATTATGACAAACCAAAATGAAGAGTTATCTTTGCTGCGCATTTCGCACCAACTGATGGAACGTATCAACCAGTAA
- a CDS encoding lytic transglycosylase domain-containing protein — MKRLLLCLIHLMGVTLLHATDLEGQQQGPLAAVATTTLNDTTADKEDVVANATAKAGSAKSKAGFKDLFVSHDLSDQNYLQAELNPLAISFVEDYMEKHSNDLNKMKGWGKPYFDMIDEIFARYDIPHEMKYLAVIESNLRASTVSWAGAVGPWQFIPSTARLMGLKVNGKVDERTNYVKSTHAAAKYIKKLYNELGDWLLVVAAYNSGPSRVTSAIRRSGSENFWKLQYHLPLESRNHVKKFIATHYIMEGKGGVTTLTKKETEELEKAGELKGKLAAKVDNTRVQQVSGKYNSSVVAKVLEMELSAFNELNPGFDKFIAEGKAYMMNLPEDKMDKFNAHKYQILSESVEMMMQRVSVK; from the coding sequence ATGAAACGTTTACTGTTGTGCCTCATCCATTTGATGGGTGTAACGCTCTTACACGCCACCGACCTGGAAGGTCAGCAACAAGGCCCGTTGGCCGCAGTAGCTACCACTACACTCAACGACACTACCGCCGATAAGGAAGATGTTGTTGCAAACGCCACCGCAAAAGCCGGTTCGGCAAAATCAAAAGCAGGTTTTAAAGACCTCTTCGTTTCTCACGATCTTTCCGATCAAAATTATCTCCAGGCAGAACTCAATCCCCTGGCGATCAGTTTCGTGGAAGACTACATGGAAAAACATTCCAACGACCTCAACAAAATGAAGGGATGGGGTAAACCCTACTTCGACATGATCGATGAGATCTTCGCCCGGTACGATATTCCCCACGAAATGAAGTACCTCGCCGTGATTGAATCCAATCTTCGTGCCTCCACTGTTTCATGGGCAGGTGCCGTGGGTCCCTGGCAATTCATTCCCTCCACCGCAAGACTGATGGGATTGAAAGTGAATGGCAAGGTTGATGAACGGACCAATTATGTGAAAAGCACGCACGCAGCCGCTAAGTACATCAAGAAACTGTACAATGAACTTGGCGACTGGCTCCTGGTAGTAGCCGCCTACAACAGCGGACCTTCCCGCGTAACCAGCGCTATCCGGCGCAGCGGCTCAGAAAATTTCTGGAAACTCCAGTACCACCTTCCGCTGGAATCACGCAACCATGTGAAAAAATTCATCGCCACCCATTATATCATGGAAGGAAAGGGCGGCGTAACCACACTCACTAAAAAAGAAACGGAAGAACTGGAAAAAGCAGGTGAACTGAAAGGCAAACTCGCCGCCAAGGTGGACAATACACGGGTACAACAGGTATCCGGTAAATACAATTCCTCGGTCGTGGCGAAAGTGCTGGAAATGGAACTCTCCGCTTTCAATGAGTTGAATCCTGGTTTCGATAAATTCATCGCTGAAGGCAAGGCCTACATGATGAACCTGCCGGAAGATAAAATGGATAAATTTAACGCGCACAAGTACCAGATACTGAGTGAATCTGTGGAGATGATGATGCAGCGGGTTTCGGTGAAATAA
- a CDS encoding anthranilate synthase component I family protein, giving the protein MIRTYEIFPLEHPAEFHWQMLNWASRFNISAFLDSHSYSGSRQSLLAAGAISHFTPSGTGNTLAELFHWKEAQQDWAFGHLGFGLAEETEGVHQHPESHTRFGNAFFFVPEHLLEILPGNSVRIGTVDDRPENIFQAILSSPTHVEGEISVAPFIPRIPRTEYIVKVKNLQAHILRGDCYEINFCQEFFTKPHAFNPLKAYQLLSQASPAPFGGFYKNGDQYVVSASPERYLKKTGNTLLSQPMKGTWERDHAHPENDRNNMRLLRESAKERAENIMIVDLVRNDLSRVAAEGSVKVEELCGVYSFPQVHQMISTITGNLPEGTPWTDTIRYTFPMGSMTGAPKKRVLELTLEHETTARGIYAGSIGYVTPENDFDFNVVIRSLVYNAAENYLSYHVGSGITGYATAEEEYEECLLKAEGILKALSGAF; this is encoded by the coding sequence GTGATCAGAACATACGAAATATTTCCGCTGGAACACCCCGCGGAATTTCATTGGCAAATGTTGAACTGGGCTTCCCGGTTCAACATTTCTGCTTTTTTAGACAGTCATTCCTATTCCGGTTCCCGCCAAAGCCTGCTGGCCGCCGGAGCAATCAGTCATTTCACGCCATCGGGTACCGGAAATACCTTAGCTGAACTTTTTCATTGGAAGGAAGCACAACAAGATTGGGCCTTCGGGCATCTCGGTTTTGGTTTGGCTGAAGAAACGGAAGGCGTTCACCAGCATCCTGAAAGCCATACGCGTTTCGGGAACGCGTTTTTCTTTGTGCCCGAGCATCTGCTGGAAATACTGCCGGGCAACAGCGTGAGGATAGGAACCGTGGATGATCGGCCGGAAAATATCTTTCAGGCAATTCTCTCCTCCCCAACTCATGTGGAAGGTGAAATTTCAGTCGCCCCTTTCATCCCGCGGATTCCGCGCACGGAATATATCGTTAAAGTAAAGAACCTCCAGGCGCATATCCTGCGCGGTGATTGTTACGAGATCAATTTCTGCCAGGAGTTCTTCACCAAACCCCATGCCTTCAACCCTTTAAAAGCGTACCAACTGCTTTCGCAGGCTTCCCCCGCGCCTTTCGGAGGTTTTTACAAAAATGGGGATCAGTATGTAGTAAGTGCCAGTCCGGAGCGTTACCTGAAGAAAACGGGCAATACCTTACTAAGCCAGCCCATGAAAGGCACCTGGGAACGCGACCATGCCCATCCGGAAAACGACCGCAACAACATGCGCCTGCTCCGGGAGAGTGCCAAGGAACGCGCCGAGAACATAATGATCGTGGACCTGGTAAGGAACGATCTCTCCCGTGTGGCGGCGGAAGGTTCTGTAAAAGTGGAAGAGTTGTGCGGGGTATATAGTTTCCCGCAAGTACACCAGATGATCTCTACTATAACGGGCAACTTACCCGAAGGAACGCCTTGGACCGATACCATCCGCTATACTTTTCCCATGGGCTCCATGACAGGCGCGCCCAAGAAAAGAGTACTGGAACTTACTCTTGAACATGAAACCACCGCAAGAGGGATATACGCGGGCTCTATCGGGTATGTTACTCCGGAAAACGATTTCGATTTTAATGTGGTGATCCGCAGCCTGGTGTACAATGCTGCCGAAAATTATTTATCGTACCATGTGGGATCAGGTATAACCGGCTATGCCACTGCGGAGGAGGAATATGAAGAATGCCTTCTGAAGGCAGAAGGCATTCTTAAAGCGTTAAGCGGGGCTTTTTGA
- a CDS encoding adenylosuccinate synthase gives MVDVILGLQWGDEGKGKIVDYFAPRYDIIARFQGGPNAGHTLYVNGSKVVLHQIPSGVFHEHTTNLIGNGVVLDPVTLRRECEIVKNMGVDVKKNLFISQRTNLILPTHRALDKASELSKGEGKIGSTLKGIGPAYMDKTGRNGLRVGDLLDKNFTTQYIKLRLKHQKMLDSYGFQEDISAWEEEFFEAVELLRELNIVNGEYFINDAISKGKKVLAEGAQGSMLDIDFGTFPFVTSSNTISAGVCNGLGVAPQKIKEVLGVTKAYCTRVGGGPFPTELHDATGEELRKIGNEFGATTGRPRRCGWIDLVALKFACMINGVTQIIMTKSDVLDTFEELQVCTSYNVNGEKSEVVPFQMTRVKIEPNWESFPGWNTPVSEIKDFSVLPQKMKEYVSFINGYLGVDVQYISNGPGRDQIISVQ, from the coding sequence ATGGTAGACGTCATTTTAGGCCTTCAATGGGGCGATGAGGGAAAGGGTAAAATAGTAGACTATTTTGCTCCCCGTTACGATATTATCGCGCGCTTCCAGGGTGGCCCCAACGCTGGTCACACCTTATATGTAAATGGTTCCAAAGTAGTATTGCACCAGATTCCTTCAGGGGTGTTCCACGAGCACACCACCAACCTGATCGGCAACGGCGTGGTGCTGGATCCCGTTACCCTCCGCAGAGAATGTGAGATCGTAAAAAACATGGGTGTGGATGTGAAGAAGAACCTCTTCATCAGCCAGCGCACCAACCTTATCCTTCCCACGCACCGCGCGCTGGATAAGGCTTCCGAACTTTCTAAAGGCGAAGGAAAGATCGGTTCCACCCTTAAAGGAATCGGTCCCGCTTACATGGATAAGACCGGCAGGAACGGACTCCGCGTAGGTGATCTCCTCGATAAAAACTTCACCACCCAATACATCAAACTGCGCCTGAAGCACCAGAAAATGCTGGACAGCTACGGGTTCCAGGAAGATATCTCCGCCTGGGAAGAAGAATTCTTCGAAGCGGTGGAACTGCTTCGCGAACTGAACATCGTGAACGGAGAATACTTCATCAACGATGCCATCTCCAAAGGAAAGAAAGTACTGGCGGAAGGCGCACAGGGCAGCATGCTGGACATCGATTTCGGTACCTTCCCCTTCGTTACTTCCTCCAACACCATCTCCGCCGGCGTTTGTAACGGACTTGGTGTGGCACCGCAAAAGATCAAAGAAGTACTGGGCGTAACCAAAGCTTACTGCACACGCGTGGGCGGCGGCCCCTTCCCTACCGAACTGCATGATGCCACCGGCGAGGAACTCCGGAAGATCGGCAATGAATTCGGCGCTACCACAGGAAGACCCCGCCGCTGCGGATGGATCGACCTCGTGGCCCTCAAATTCGCCTGCATGATCAATGGCGTTACGCAGATCATCATGACCAAAAGCGATGTGCTCGATACTTTCGAAGAACTCCAGGTTTGTACATCCTACAATGTGAACGGCGAGAAAAGTGAAGTGGTGCCTTTCCAGATGACACGCGTAAAAATTGAACCCAACTGGGAAAGCTTCCCGGGATGGAACACGCCCGTTTCTGAAATAAAAGATTTCTCCGTACTTCCGCAGAAAATGAAAGAATATGTATCTTTCATCAACGGCTATCTGGGCGTGGATGTACAGTATATTTCAAATGGACCCGGGCGCGATCAGATCATTTCTGTACAGTGA